A stretch of Polypterus senegalus isolate Bchr_013 chromosome 3, ASM1683550v1, whole genome shotgun sequence DNA encodes these proteins:
- the LOC120526408 gene encoding ABC transporter F family member 4-like — MGCEQSQQSVGHPALDKDTLGAQMFIKRNRIHPQDTLHTCLFCEKDRINQQMKPGQEKSLRPETPTHTAQDEAVSDESSVELSDMDERTEPEDQLDKMTASSPERPSRGLWPFDEDPSSAADELSSDEAASQSSPEAEDDRVSPSVQSTGDREPSKGEQCLQNEGRTEPGGQTRMDAFACPALPQMDTSAPVRDTCGVTSEEAGSPRTEHFGGEPQVWLAGPTMKAEEEDEEEGGQSRPSVKEEEERQGGPEEHNLMKKEEDEEEEEEEEKEEVKGASPSSEHDRDKGPGDKEHTSCTRPGQDEEEDEDEQDQRSPIEEEPESQKDKVTSLSPEPQGPAIGQASQCLGPSASEDLHTVDPWDLLEGHTSPREDQSAALDTRGEDGGERPASDTEMADDPLRGVQGDLQAFSDHSESPSDEDKDDDEDDLLLDQRPPAPGPSQQREPSRTSFARGDSMEIRSSASAGHLDDDSEDEDEDVSAPEEDGSLEHIELLRRKSDRGDRGAGDDWKHKRVLDMQRKLRLERESNLADLKSLVQSCILMKKRLSRKRVFMEVERET, encoded by the exons ATGGGCTGTGAGCAGAGCCAGCAGAGCGTCGGACACCCCGCCTTGGATAAG GACACGCTAGGAGCTCAAATGTTCATTAAACGAAATCGCATCCACCCACAG GACACGCTCCACACCTGCCTGTTTTGTGAAAAAGATCGGATTAACCAGCAG ATGAAGCCCGGACAGGAGAAGAGCCTCCGGCCGGAGACCCCGACACACACGGCTCAGGACGAGGCGGTCAGCGACGAGTCATCGGTGGAGCTGTCCGACATGGATGAGCGGACCGAGCCAGAGGACCAGCTGGACAAGATGACGGCCTCCAGCCCCGAAAGACCCTCCAGGGGGCTCTGGCCTTTCGACGAGGACCCGTCCTCAGCAGCAGACGAGCTCTCCAGTGACGAGGCGGCCTCTCAAAGTTCCCCGGAGGCCGAGGACGACAGAGTGTCACCAAGCGTACAGAGCACAGGTGACCGGGAGCCCTCGAAGGGGGAGCAGTGCCTGCAGAACGAGGGCCGCACTGAGCCTGGGGGGCAGACACGTATGGATGCCTTTGCATGCCCGGCGTTACCCCAGATGGACACGAGCGCCCCGGTCCGTGACACCTGTGGTGTCACATCAGAGGAGGCAGGGTCACCGAGAACGGAGCACTTTGGAGGTGAGCCGCAGGTCTGGCTGGCCGGGCCCACCATGAaggcggaggaggaggatgaggaggaagGTGGCCAGTCAAGACCCTCTgtgaaagaggaggaggagagacAAGGAGGTCCTGAAGAGCACAACTTGATGAagaaggaggaggatgaggaggaggaggaggaagaggagaaagaGGAGGTGAAGGGAGCCTCCCCGAGCAGCGAGCACGACAGAGACAAAGGCCCAGGAGACAAGGAGCACACGTCCTGCACAAGACCCGGGCAAGAcgaggaagaagatgaagacgAGCAGGACCAGAGGTCACCCATCGAAGAGGAGCCCGAGTCTCAGAAGGACAAAGTGACCTCACTCAGTCCTGAACCACAGGGACCGGCCATAGGACAAGCGTCACAGTGTCTGGGACCCTCTGCCAGTGAAGACTTGCACACCGTAGACCCTTGGGACCTTTTAGAGGGCCACACGTCACCCAGAGAGGACCAAAGCGCAGCCCTGGACACACGCGGCGAAGACGGAGGAGAGCGTCCAGCGAGTGACACGGAGATGGCAGATGACCCCCTGAGGGGTGTCCAAGGCGACCTCCAGGCCTTCTCTGACCACAGCGAGTCCCCGAGCGACGAAGACAAAGACGACGACGAGGACGACCTCCTGCTGGACCAGCGGCCGCCCGCTCCCGGCCCCAGCCAGCAGAGGGAGCCCAGCCGGACCTCGTTTGCGCGCGGCGACTCGATGGAGATCAGGTCGAGCGCCTCTGCCGGACACCTGGACGATGACAGCGAGGACGAGGACGAGGACGTGAGCGCGCCCGAAGAGGACGGCTCGCTGGAGCACATCGAGCTGCTCAGGAGGAAGAGCGACAGGGGCGACCGGGGGGCCGGCGACGACTGGAAACACAAGCGCGTGCTGGACATGCAGAGGAAGCTGCGCCTCGAGCGGGAGAGCAACCTGGCCGACCTCAAGAGCCTCGTGCAGAGCTGCATCCTCATGAAGAAGCGGCTCTCCCGAAAGAGGGTCTTCATGGAGGTGGAGCGCGAGACGTGA